DNA sequence from the Tachysurus fulvidraco isolate hzauxx_2018 chromosome 1, HZAU_PFXX_2.0, whole genome shotgun sequence genome:
tacagacacaaatcAGTGTTTCCTTGTGTTAAACCACAAATTCATCACTCTGAAAAAGTAGTTTCATGTCTGAAAAGATTAATTAGGCTGactttcttttgtgttattaaatgttctaaggaaaaaaaactaaacttgtGACccttacaaacacaaatatgctACAGATACactagtatttatttatactatGCTATTTTGGCTTTACAGAGCTGCTCCAACACTAGAGGAGACACAATCATGGGCAAAATCATTCGAACACTTGATTAAGAGCCCGAATGGCCGGAACAGTTTCCGTCATTTCCTTAAGAGTGAATTCAGTGAGGAAAACCTGTTGTTCTGGCTGGCCTGTGAGGATCTAAAGAAAGAGACCAACAGAACTGTAGTGGAACAGACTGTTAAGCAAATATATGAGGACTACGTATCTGTGCTGTCACCTAGAGAGGTATATGTACAcgcaaaacacacactgacacaaatggGTTTATTAATTGGAGTTACCATAATATTATAAGTAGCATTGTTATTCCTTGTACGTTTTGCTGCCTGTTGTGTGTTCAACTAGGTGAGTCTGGATTCACATGCACGGGAGGTGATTAGCAAGAACATGCTGAACCCGTCCTCTCAAACCTTTGATGAGGCACAGCAGCAAATATACACACTCATGCAACGAGACTCATATCCTCGCTACATGAGCTCCAGTGTTTATGCAGACCTTATTGCAAGTTTGGAAACAGCTAAAACGGAAGAGTCCTAACACACATGCAGATACAGAACATTGCTCTATCTGGAGCTCTATctataaaactctctctctctctctctctctctctctctctctctctctcacacacacacacacacacacacacacacacacacacacacacactctctttttgtctttttgtctatATCTCTTTCTCACAGTCAGACTACATTCATACGCCATTTTACACTGGCCCTTGACTACACTCATTTTCCAGTGTCCTGATGTACTGTTACATTGTTCTGGACTTTTATAACACTTTGAGTCCACTAAGTTATTAGTTAGTGGTTAAACGGAAAACAATAGTATCTGGCTCTGATTTTAGGGTTGGAaggattatatataaatatttaaacgagataaagatatatttaaatatttatttgcctCTGGTGTGCAACAGGTACCGAGATGGCAGATGAACACTTGTGCCTTGCTATAAATACAGAGAATCTATattaggatatatatataacaaatcaaatatatagtagaacagaacaaaagtactgactacatttaaaacattaaaatttatGTAcatctctttcactctctctctctgtcacacacacacacacacacacacacacacacacacacacacacatactctctctctctctctatagaaCATCTGAAATAGGTTCAGTTTTGTGATCCGTTTATTtctacatgcatgtttttgaaGTTCAGAGGATGCATTTGATATATT
Encoded proteins:
- the LOC113657555 gene encoding regulator of G-protein signaling 20, yielding MGSEQVEMGKCPEQDTANAVQTHMASSNKDMQDNVNRYTLGWLNAPPNACCFCWCCCCSCSCLTVRPSKAEAEKIQKINEQQNEAIVQEPAAPTLEETQSWAKSFEHLIKSPNGRNSFRHFLKSEFSEENLLFWLACEDLKKETNRTVVEQTVKQIYEDYVSVLSPREVSLDSHAREVISKNMLNPSSQTFDEAQQQIYTLMQRDSYPRYMSSSVYADLIASLETAKTEES